One segment of Streptomyces sp. XD-27 DNA contains the following:
- a CDS encoding class I SAM-dependent methyltransferase encodes MSRAFEELVAEADAVSVEGWDFSWLDGRASEERPSWGYQRSMGERMARARAALDIQTGGGEVLAGVPKLPALTVATESWPPNLAEATRLLHPRGVAVVADEDEPPLPFADEAFDLVVSRHPVNTWWEEIARVLQPGGTYFSQQVGPASVFELVEYFLGPQPPEVRRKRHPDDARATAEAAGLEVVDLRSESLRTEFFDIGAVIYFLRKVIWMVPGFTVDQYQDRLRHLHDHIQADGPFVAHTTRFLIEARKPA; translated from the coding sequence ATGTCGCGCGCATTCGAGGAACTGGTGGCCGAGGCCGACGCTGTATCGGTGGAGGGCTGGGACTTCTCCTGGCTCGACGGGCGGGCCAGTGAGGAGCGCCCCTCGTGGGGCTACCAGCGCTCGATGGGAGAGCGGATGGCACGTGCCCGCGCGGCGCTGGACATCCAGACCGGCGGCGGCGAGGTCCTCGCCGGGGTTCCGAAACTCCCGGCCCTGACAGTGGCCACGGAATCCTGGCCGCCGAACCTCGCCGAGGCGACCAGACTGCTGCATCCACGCGGAGTGGCGGTCGTCGCCGACGAGGACGAGCCGCCCCTCCCGTTCGCCGACGAAGCCTTCGACCTGGTGGTCAGCCGCCACCCCGTCAACACCTGGTGGGAGGAGATCGCCCGGGTCCTGCAACCCGGCGGCACCTACTTCTCCCAGCAGGTCGGCCCGGCCAGCGTCTTCGAACTCGTCGAGTACTTCCTGGGACCGCAGCCGCCCGAGGTACGACGCAAGCGCCATCCCGACGACGCCCGCGCCACCGCCGAGGCCGCCGGCCTGGAGGTCGTCGACCTGCGCTCGGAATCCCTGCGCACCGAGTTCTTCGACATCGGCGCGGTGATCTACTTCCTGCGGAAGGTGATCTGGATGGTCCCGGGGTTCACCGTCGACCAGTACCAAGACAGGCTCAGGCATCTGCACGACCACATCCAGGCCGACGGCCCCTTCGTCGCGCACACCACACGCTTCCTGATCGAAGCCCGCAAACCCGCCTGA